The sequence GGAGTACCTGGCCGACATCGGCCTGACGGGTGCCCGGCCTGTGAACACGACCTTGTGGCGTGTCCTGACCCGCGTCGATTCCGTTGCCCTGTCCAGCGTCCTGGCGACGTGGCTCCTGTCGCGAAAAGGACTCTCAGGCAATATGCCTGCCGAAAGCGCGGCAGGAAGTATCGAGCCCGGCACGAGCGGGCCGGCCGTGATCGCCAGGCGGGTGATCGCGGTGGACGGCAAGGCCATACGGGGCACCGTGCGCGCCGACGGGCGCTATGTGCACCTGCTGGCCGCCTACGACGTGGCCACCGGCGTGACGCTCGCGCAGATCCCGGTCGGTGACAAGGGCGGCGAGACCGGTCATTTCACAGTGCTGATGGACCAGGTGGAAGCCGTCCTCGGCGGCCGGGAAAGCCTGGAAGGAGCCGTCGTCGTGGCCGATGCCCTGCACGCACAGACCACACACGCCCATGACCTGGCCGCCCGGGGTGCCGTGTTGTTCGTGCGGGTCAAGGCCAATCAGGAGACTCTGCACAACCAGCTGAAAAGGCTTCCCTGGAAGGACATCCCGGTCGGGCACCGAACCCGGGACGCCGTGCATGGCCGCCGGGAGACCCGCACCCTGAAAGCCCTGACTCTTCAGGAGCCGCTGGCTCTGGCCTTCCCACACGCCGTCCAGGCCGTCCGGATCACCCGCACCCGCATCATCAAGGGCAAGACCACCCGCGACACCGCCTACCTCATCATCAGTCTGCCTCACGAGCACGCCGGC comes from Kineosporia corallincola and encodes:
- a CDS encoding ISAs1 family transposase, giving the protein MISDEFTDLKITESDHRGLRERLEEVPDPRDPRGVRYPLASLLTIAVCAVIAGAVTFAAVGDWIEDLGEEYLADIGLTGARPVNTTLWRVLTRVDSVALSSVLATWLLSRKGLSGNMPAESAAGSIEPGTSGPAVIARRVIAVDGKAIRGTVRADGRYVHLLAAYDVATGVTLAQIPVGDKGGETGHFTVLMDQVEAVLGGRESLEGAVVVADALHAQTTHAHDLAARGAVLFVRVKANQETLHNQLKRLPWKDIPVGHRTRDAVHGRRETRTLKALTLQEPLALAFPHAVQAVRITRTRIIKGKTTRDTAYLIISLPHEHAGAATLNLWARQEWHIENRLHWVKDMTLREDEHRATTGQGPAVFAVLRNTAIGFHRLEDQTNIARATRGASRQTGPLIRAVTSNGTTTQ